A window from Frischella perrara encodes these proteins:
- a CDS encoding SIS domain-containing protein yields the protein MLSFKEDEYKTSEKLIIEARPIAEQVAEEINKQGYSNIFFASVGGSLAPMMVIGEIAKEITDAPVYVEQAAELLIKGNKKLNKDSIVITLSKSGDTKESVAIANWCKEQGIRVVAITKKAESNLAKAAKWHIPMRHENGVEFEYMLLFWLFFKLLHLRGDFADYPQFGQQLEYLPKNLLEAKKQFDPKAEEIAQKYHKSNYMIWVGGAEMWGEVYLFSMCILEEMQWLKTKAVSSAEFFHGTLELVDKDQPLFLVKGEGKARALDDRVERFAQKVTDNLVVIDTKQFPLNQIDDKFRWILAPTVCSTILVDRLAAHFEKCTGHSLDIRRYYRQFEY from the coding sequence ATGTTAAGTTTTAAAGAAGATGAATACAAAACAAGTGAAAAATTAATCATTGAAGCTCGACCTATTGCTGAACAAGTTGCCGAGGAAATCAATAAACAAGGATATAGTAATATCTTTTTTGCTTCCGTAGGTGGTAGCTTAGCGCCGATGATGGTTATTGGAGAAATCGCGAAAGAAATTACTGATGCACCTGTATACGTTGAACAAGCTGCCGAACTATTGATAAAAGGTAATAAAAAATTAAACAAGGATTCAATTGTTATTACTTTATCCAAATCAGGAGATACGAAAGAATCTGTCGCGATAGCAAATTGGTGTAAAGAACAAGGCATCCGTGTTGTTGCTATCACCAAAAAAGCTGAGTCTAACTTGGCTAAAGCAGCTAAGTGGCATATTCCAATGCGTCATGAGAATGGTGTTGAGTTTGAATACATGTTACTGTTTTGGTTATTTTTCAAATTACTTCATTTACGCGGTGATTTTGCTGATTATCCTCAATTTGGTCAACAACTTGAATATCTACCAAAAAATCTTTTAGAAGCCAAAAAACAATTTGATCCAAAAGCAGAAGAAATTGCCCAAAAATATCATAAGAGCAACTACATGATATGGGTAGGTGGTGCTGAAATGTGGGGTGAAGTCTACTTATTCTCAATGTGTATATTAGAAGAAATGCAATGGTTAAAAACTAAAGCCGTTTCATCTGCCGAGTTTTTCCACGGTACACTGGAATTAGTCGACAAAGATCAACCATTATTCTTAGTAAAAGGTGAAGGTAAAGCACGTGCTCTTGATGATCGTGTTGAACGTTTTGCTCAAAAAGTGACGGATAATCTTGTTGTTATTGACACTAAACAATTCCCGCTCAATCAAATTGATGATAAATTCCGTTGGATATTAGCTCCGACTGTTTGCTCAACAATATTAGTTGATAGATTAGCGGCACATTTTGAAAAATGTACAGGACATAGCCTAGACATTCGACGTTATTACCGTCAATTTGAATACTAA